In the Bartonella apihabitans genome, TCGGTCGGAACACATCCGAGTTCTTCTCATGACGAAAATGACACGACAGCCGAAAAGCTTCTGGAAATTGCAAAAAATCCGAAAGTTGTGGCGATAGGCGAGGTGGGGCTCGATTACCATTATGACGATGCTACACCAGCGGAACAAAAACGTAATTTTCACGAACATATCATTGCGGCCCGCGAAAGCCTTTTGCCACTCGTTATCCATACGCGCGATGCCGACGATGACACACGCGACATTCTGGTTGAAGAAACAAAAAAAGGAAAATTTCCTTTTATTCTTCATAGCTTTTCATCCGGAGCAGAGCTTGCACGAGCGGCACTGGAACTTGGTGGATATGTTTCATTTTCAGGCATATTGACGTTCAAAAAAGCTGAAAATGTCCGCCAGATCGCCAAAACAGTGCCGATTGATAGAGTGTTGGTCGAAACCAATTCACCTTATCTCGCGCCCGTGCCGTTCCGGGGCAAGACAAATGAACCTTCCTTTGTCAAACAGACTGCGTTAGTATTGGCTGATGTTCTTGGTGTCCCGTTTGATGAAATAGCCAAGCACACCACGGAAAATG is a window encoding:
- a CDS encoding TatD family hydrolase, encoding MLVDTHCHLDFETFSKELNDVVDRAHKAGVERMITISTLVRDMNKLLNITEQFEDVYCSVGTHPSSSHDENDTTAEKLLEIAKNPKVVAIGEVGLDYHYDDATPAEQKRNFHEHIIAARESLLPLVIHTRDADDDTRDILVEETKKGKFPFILHSFSSGAELARAALELGGYVSFSGILTFKKAENVRQIAKTVPIDRVLVETNSPYLAPVPFRGKTNEPSFVKQTALVLADVLGVPFDEIAKHTTENAYRIFSKMN